A single Thermaerobacter sp. FW80 DNA region contains:
- the gpr gene encoding GPR endopeptidase encodes MAGSRNDGSTPPGGRGWRGAARGTGGRRAGGRPPTARLPLRPPASAPAGGGPPPGATTEAAVHRVAGPARDGGPRGHGAGAAPPPDPAGAATGAGGIGAAPGLVRTDLALEAIGASQPMPGVRVEEERGQGYVVTRVTVTTPEAAQRLGKPPGRYVTIESPGFRKRDRQLQERVANVLARELGAMLPDRPDASFFVVGLGNWNATPDSLGPEVVHRLLVTRHLQDYVPADLKGGLRSVAALAPGVLGLTGIETGDVIRGIVQQIRPDVVIAVDALAARNIERIMTTIQIADTGIHPGSGVGNHRAAVTRETLGIPVVAIGVPTVVHAHTIAYDTLDALTRSLQEQSALFRTLGQMPEADKRRLIEEVLGPAVGDLMVTPKEIDVFVEEMATVVASGLNAALHPRLDEIDLSPVFT; translated from the coding sequence TTGGCAGGATCGCGCAACGACGGGAGCACGCCCCCCGGCGGGCGGGGATGGCGGGGGGCGGCCCGCGGCACCGGGGGCCGTCGCGCCGGCGGGCGGCCCCCGACGGCACGCCTCCCGCTGCGGCCCCCGGCCTCCGCGCCGGCCGGCGGCGGCCCGCCGCCCGGCGCGACCACCGAGGCCGCGGTCCACCGGGTCGCCGGACCCGCCCGCGACGGCGGGCCGCGGGGCCACGGCGCGGGCGCCGCGCCCCCGCCCGATCCCGCCGGCGCCGCCACCGGCGCCGGCGGGATCGGTGCGGCGCCGGGTCTCGTGCGCACCGATCTGGCCCTCGAGGCCATCGGCGCCTCCCAGCCGATGCCCGGCGTGCGCGTGGAGGAGGAGCGCGGCCAGGGCTACGTGGTCACCCGCGTCACCGTCACCACGCCCGAGGCCGCCCAGAGACTGGGCAAGCCGCCGGGCCGGTACGTGACCATCGAGTCGCCGGGCTTCCGCAAGCGCGACCGCCAGCTCCAGGAGCGGGTGGCCAACGTGCTGGCCCGCGAGCTGGGGGCCATGCTGCCCGACCGGCCGGACGCGTCCTTCTTCGTCGTCGGGCTCGGCAACTGGAATGCCACCCCCGATTCCCTGGGACCCGAGGTGGTGCACCGGCTGCTGGTCACCCGCCACCTGCAGGACTACGTGCCCGCCGACCTCAAGGGCGGGCTGCGGTCGGTGGCCGCCCTGGCGCCGGGCGTCCTCGGGCTGACGGGCATCGAGACCGGCGACGTGATCCGCGGGATCGTCCAGCAGATCCGCCCGGACGTGGTGATCGCCGTGGACGCCCTGGCCGCGCGGAACATCGAGCGCATCATGACCACGATCCAGATCGCCGACACCGGCATCCACCCCGGCTCCGGCGTGGGCAACCATCGCGCCGCCGTCACCCGCGAGACCCTGGGGATCCCCGTGGTGGCCATCGGCGTGCCCACGGTGGTCCACGCCCACACCATCGCCTACGACACCCTGGACGCGCTGACGCGATCCCTGCAGGAGCAGTCGGCGCTGTTCCGCACCCTGGGGCAGATGCCGGAGGCCGACAAGCGCCGCCTGATCGAAGAGGTGCTGGGACCCGCCGTCGGCGACCTGATGGTGACGCCCAAGGAGATCGACGTGTTCGTGGAGGAGATGGCCACCGTGGTGGCCAGCGGCCTCAACGCCGCCCTGCACCCGCGTCTGGACGAGATCGACCTCTCGCCCGTCTTCACCTGA
- a CDS encoding MFS transporter translates to MPRRRDPTGLAFAVLCSVPFVMVLSNSMLIPVLPAMGAAMDRNLFQIGLVITAFSVPAGLFIPIGGYLSDRWGRKPVMIPGLLGFGLGGLIAGLAPLLAQDPYGWILAGRVLQGLSAGGMYQVALAAAGDMFTGDARPRAMGIMEASNGLGKIASPILGSALALVSWYAPFFAYPALAALAALGLWLLVPEPNRRPQAPVPGPYLRRIGGIFRAKGVSLAVCFLVGFTALFMLFGLLSVYSDLLERPFGIRGFAKGLVVAIPVAVATVTAYLTGIVLQGRLARHLKAVVVTGLALLTGGTAALFWARALGPWVAAISVMGLGYGLTLPAINTLITGAVETAERGGVTALYGTVRFFGAALGPPAFGLLLGAGRGVVYLGSAAAVAGVLALVVALLRQDVLLPSLRRPGADARAARPHLGAVAPGPGSQPQAPGRRAGAAAKGGGSGPIPLGPWSRVRSTLSRREGTSPAP, encoded by the coding sequence GTGCCGCGCCGCCGCGACCCCACGGGTCTGGCCTTTGCGGTGCTCTGCAGCGTGCCCTTCGTGATGGTGCTGAGCAATTCCATGCTGATCCCCGTGCTCCCCGCCATGGGCGCGGCCATGGACCGCAACCTGTTCCAGATCGGCCTGGTCATCACCGCGTTCTCGGTGCCGGCCGGCCTGTTCATCCCCATCGGGGGGTATCTCTCGGACCGCTGGGGACGCAAGCCGGTGATGATCCCGGGGCTGTTGGGGTTCGGACTGGGGGGGCTGATCGCCGGCCTCGCCCCGCTCCTCGCCCAGGATCCCTACGGATGGATCCTGGCCGGGCGCGTGCTCCAGGGGCTGTCGGCCGGGGGCATGTACCAGGTGGCCCTGGCCGCCGCCGGCGACATGTTCACCGGGGACGCGCGGCCGCGGGCCATGGGCATCATGGAGGCCAGCAACGGCCTGGGGAAGATCGCCAGCCCCATCCTGGGCTCGGCCCTGGCCCTGGTCAGCTGGTATGCGCCGTTCTTCGCCTACCCGGCGCTGGCGGCCCTCGCCGCCCTGGGCCTGTGGCTCTTGGTCCCCGAGCCCAACCGTCGGCCCCAGGCCCCGGTGCCGGGCCCCTACCTGCGGCGCATCGGCGGCATCTTCCGGGCCAAGGGGGTCTCCCTGGCGGTCTGCTTCCTGGTCGGCTTCACCGCCCTGTTCATGCTCTTCGGGCTGCTCAGCGTCTACTCGGACCTGCTGGAGCGTCCCTTCGGCATCCGCGGCTTCGCCAAGGGCCTGGTGGTGGCGATCCCGGTGGCGGTGGCCACGGTCACGGCCTACCTGACGGGCATCGTCCTCCAGGGGCGGTTGGCCCGCCACCTCAAGGCGGTGGTCGTCACCGGGCTGGCCCTCCTGACGGGAGGTACGGCGGCGCTGTTCTGGGCGCGGGCCCTGGGGCCGTGGGTCGCGGCCATCAGCGTCATGGGGCTCGGGTACGGCCTCACGCTGCCGGCCATCAACACCCTGATCACCGGCGCGGTGGAGACGGCCGAACGGGGGGGCGTCACGGCGCTCTACGGGACGGTGCGGTTCTTCGGGGCCGCCCTGGGGCCGCCGGCCTTCGGGCTCCTGCTGGGCGCGGGGCGCGGTGTCGTCTACCTGGGCAGCGCCGCAGCCGTGGCGGGGGTCTTGGCCCTGGTGGTCGCCCTCCTGCGCCAGGACGTGCTCCTCCCATCCCTTCGCCGCCCCGGAGCCGACGCCCGAGCGGCCCGGCCCCACCTGGGCGCGGTCGCGCCGGGGCCGGGATCCCAGCCGCAGGCCCCGGGGCGGCGGGCCGGTGCGGCGGCGAAAGGAGGTGGGAGCGGGCCGATCCCCCTGGGACCGTGGAGCCGGGTGCGCAGCACCCTCTCCCGACGCGAGGGGACGAGCCCGGCGCCCTGA
- a CDS encoding spore coat protein, with protein sequence MLSQKELLNLPELLNAHAALIERAEAEQAMAQDDRLRQILERHGQVYRRHYGQLQWLLDRARGQGSPQLPQGDYRASGDGRTGGAPAAPDLTQGFQAFEPYRPAPAPGRRVGDRALALGCLEMNKHACLTATWTALEAAHPEVRRTLLDIARDHAEMAFELFQYLQERNWYAVPAAPAAMARQVAQGFPGGYAGAPAPGGTVPAVPGGGR encoded by the coding sequence TTGCTGAGCCAGAAGGAGCTCCTCAACCTGCCGGAACTGCTCAATGCCCACGCCGCCCTGATCGAGCGAGCCGAGGCCGAGCAGGCCATGGCCCAGGACGACCGCCTCCGCCAGATCCTCGAGCGGCACGGCCAGGTGTACCGGCGCCACTACGGCCAGCTCCAGTGGCTGCTGGACCGGGCCCGGGGCCAGGGATCCCCGCAGCTCCCGCAAGGCGACTACCGCGCCAGCGGGGACGGTCGAACCGGCGGCGCGCCGGCGGCCCCGGACCTCACCCAGGGCTTCCAGGCCTTCGAGCCCTACCGCCCGGCGCCGGCCCCGGGGCGCCGGGTCGGCGACCGCGCCCTGGCCCTCGGGTGCCTGGAGATGAACAAGCACGCCTGCCTCACCGCCACGTGGACGGCGCTGGAGGCGGCCCACCCCGAGGTCCGGCGCACGCTGCTGGACATCGCACGGGATCACGCCGAGATGGCCTTCGAGCTGTTCCAGTACCTGCAGGAGCGGAACTGGTACGCCGTGCCCGCGGCCCCGGCCGCGATGGCGCGACAGGTCGCCCAGGGCTTCCCGGGCGGGTACGCGGGGGCCCCCGCACCGGGCGGGACCGTTCCTGCCGTGCCCGGCGGCGGGCGCTGA
- the rsmD gene encoding 16S rRNA (guanine(966)-N(2))-methyltransferase RsmD, whose product MRVTGGRWRGRVLRVPPGRQVRPTTDRVRQALFNILGASVEGARVLDLFAGTGSLAIEALSRGAREALLVEADPRVARVLAQNLRDLGLAPGGSAVVWRQDALAAVAKLAGGSRTFDLVVADPPYRQGLAPRVVAAVGQRGLVTAGGWMVVEHDPRESLPDRAGGLVKVDARRYGDTALSFYRPVVEGKGETP is encoded by the coding sequence ATGCGGGTAACCGGCGGCCGCTGGCGAGGGCGGGTCCTGCGGGTGCCCCCCGGTCGGCAGGTTCGTCCGACGACGGACCGGGTGCGCCAGGCGCTGTTCAACATCCTGGGGGCGTCGGTGGAGGGGGCACGGGTGCTCGACCTCTTCGCCGGGACCGGCAGCCTCGCCATCGAGGCGCTCAGCCGCGGGGCGCGCGAGGCCCTGCTGGTGGAGGCCGACCCGCGGGTCGCCAGGGTGCTTGCGCAGAACCTGCGGGACCTCGGGCTCGCCCCGGGGGGGAGCGCCGTCGTCTGGCGGCAGGATGCCCTGGCCGCCGTTGCGAAACTTGCGGGCGGCTCGCGGACCTTCGACCTGGTCGTGGCCGACCCGCCGTACCGCCAGGGGCTGGCCCCGCGGGTCGTGGCGGCGGTGGGCCAGCGGGGGCTGGTCACCGCCGGCGGCTGGATGGTGGTGGAGCACGACCCGCGGGAGTCGCTGCCCGACCGCGCGGGCGGCCTGGTGAAGGTCGACGCTCGGCGCTACGGCGACACGGCGCTGAGCTTCTACCGCCCCGTCGTGGAGGGGAAGGGAGAGACCCCATGA
- the coaD gene encoding pantetheine-phosphate adenylyltransferase has translation MTVALCPGSFDPITNGHLDIIERASRLFDKVLVTVFVNSAKQPWFTPEERVELARQATAHLPNVTVDAYDGLLVEYARRHGARVIVKGLRAVSDFEYEFQMAQINKHLVGELETLFMMTRPENAYLSSSIVKELARYGVDPAGLVPDVVRPALAARAAERRRR, from the coding sequence ATGACCGTCGCCCTGTGCCCCGGCAGCTTCGACCCCATCACCAACGGTCACCTGGACATCATCGAGCGCGCCAGCCGACTCTTCGACAAGGTCCTGGTGACGGTCTTCGTCAACTCCGCGAAGCAGCCCTGGTTCACGCCCGAGGAACGGGTGGAGCTGGCCCGTCAGGCCACGGCGCACCTGCCCAACGTGACCGTCGACGCCTACGACGGCCTGCTGGTGGAATACGCCCGGCGCCACGGGGCGCGGGTGATCGTCAAGGGTCTGCGCGCCGTCTCCGACTTCGAGTACGAGTTCCAGATGGCCCAGATCAACAAGCACCTGGTGGGCGAGCTGGAGACCCTGTTCATGATGACGCGGCCGGAGAACGCCTACCTGAGTTCCAGCATCGTCAAGGAGCTGGCCCGTTACGGGGTCGATCCCGCCGGCCTGGTGCCCGACGTGGTGCGGCCGGCCCTCGCCGCCCGGGCCGCCGAGCGGAGGAGGCGATGA
- a CDS encoding nucleoside recognition domain-containing protein: MRESPLTHLLVAAVVVLVVAMVVYPETAFSAAVAGLKVWWDVVFPALLPFFIGAQILMALGVVHFMGVLMEPFMRPLFNVPGAGAFVVAVGLASGYPLGAVITSRMRKDGLLSKTEAERLMSFSNTADPLFMAGAVAVGMFGTAAVAGPIMAAHYVGALLTGLALRFWRAGQDRSEALGGPEGWILARAWHAMVAARRADARPFGQVLGDAVRDSINTLLLVGGLIILMSVVIQVLDRAGVLPALGGLFLLVLHPLGLDPSLTRSLISGLFELTLGTQAAAQALAPLTDRLIVAGAVIAWSGLSVHAQVAAIIQGTDLHIGPYIAARLLHAVAAGAATALWLAWFPPAMPTLVPALAWAAPGPTAWLGRLGAAMVQFLGAVGGLAVLAALVHLVRSRPPAGSR; the protein is encoded by the coding sequence GTGCGCGAGTCGCCCTTGACCCACCTGCTGGTGGCAGCCGTGGTGGTCCTGGTGGTCGCCATGGTGGTCTACCCCGAGACCGCCTTCTCCGCCGCCGTGGCCGGCCTGAAGGTGTGGTGGGACGTGGTCTTCCCCGCCCTGCTGCCCTTCTTCATCGGCGCCCAGATCCTGATGGCCCTCGGCGTCGTCCACTTCATGGGCGTGCTGATGGAGCCCTTCATGCGGCCGCTCTTCAACGTCCCCGGCGCCGGCGCCTTCGTGGTCGCGGTAGGGCTGGCCAGCGGCTATCCCCTGGGCGCCGTGATCACCAGCCGCATGCGCAAGGACGGCCTGCTGAGCAAGACCGAGGCCGAGCGCCTCATGAGCTTCAGCAACACCGCGGACCCGCTCTTCATGGCGGGCGCCGTCGCCGTGGGCATGTTCGGCACCGCCGCGGTGGCCGGCCCCATCATGGCGGCCCACTACGTCGGGGCGCTGCTGACGGGTCTCGCCCTGCGCTTCTGGCGGGCGGGGCAGGATCGCAGCGAGGCGCTGGGCGGGCCCGAGGGCTGGATCCTCGCCCGGGCGTGGCACGCCATGGTGGCGGCCCGCCGGGCTGACGCCCGACCCTTCGGCCAGGTCCTGGGCGACGCCGTTCGCGACTCCATCAACACCCTGCTGCTGGTGGGCGGCCTGATCATCTTGATGTCCGTGGTCATCCAGGTGCTGGACCGGGCCGGCGTCCTCCCCGCCCTGGGCGGTCTCTTCCTGCTGGTCCTCCACCCCCTGGGCCTCGATCCCTCGCTGACCCGGTCGCTGATCAGCGGGCTCTTCGAGCTGACCCTGGGGACCCAGGCCGCCGCTCAGGCGCTCGCGCCGCTGACGGACCGCCTGATCGTGGCGGGCGCCGTCATCGCCTGGAGCGGCCTGTCGGTCCACGCCCAGGTGGCCGCCATCATCCAGGGGACGGACCTGCACATCGGGCCGTACATCGCGGCACGGCTCCTCCACGCCGTGGCCGCCGGCGCCGCCACCGCCCTCTGGCTCGCCTGGTTCCCCCCGGCGATGCCGACCCTCGTCCCGGCCCTGGCCTGGGCCGCCCCGGGCCCCACCGCCTGGCTGGGGCGCCTTGGCGCGGCGATGGTCCAGTTCCTCGGTGCCGTCGGCGGGCTGGCCGTGCTGGCCGCCCTGGTCCACCTGGTGCGCTCCCGCCCGCCCGCCGGCTCCCGCTGA
- a CDS encoding S16 family serine protease, translated as MALGALAARLPVPWLLIEPGRAIPVRVAVAPGRSPTATSYWMVTVAARPARLGDAWSVLTNRHQALVPAGALGGRTQAEVKAVQRRALAASQEAAVRAAASLLGIRPPPALRFGLPRDVAGPSGGLALGLAAVDALTPGRLAGGWRVGATGTISAAGRVGPVEGLAQKRAAAAAAGLDVLFVPAEADADEQASPPPRRSAGPGPAGSPGLRVVPVASLAEAVAWLCRHGGQGPPCG; from the coding sequence GTGGCGTTGGGGGCGCTGGCGGCGCGGCTTCCCGTTCCCTGGCTGCTGATCGAGCCGGGCCGCGCCATCCCGGTGCGGGTCGCGGTCGCACCGGGTCGCTCGCCCACGGCCACATCCTATTGGATGGTCACCGTGGCGGCACGCCCGGCCCGATTGGGAGACGCCTGGTCGGTGCTGACGAACCGGCACCAGGCCCTGGTCCCCGCCGGCGCCCTGGGCGGGCGGACGCAGGCGGAGGTGAAGGCCGTCCAGCGGCGCGCCCTGGCCGCCAGCCAGGAGGCCGCCGTGCGGGCTGCGGCGTCCCTGCTGGGCATCCGGCCCCCGCCGGCGCTGCGCTTCGGGTTGCCGCGGGATGTGGCGGGTCCCTCGGGGGGCCTCGCCCTGGGCCTGGCCGCCGTGGACGCCCTGACCCCGGGCCGGCTGGCCGGCGGCTGGCGGGTGGGCGCCACCGGGACGATCTCCGCCGCGGGGCGGGTGGGACCCGTCGAGGGCCTCGCCCAGAAGCGGGCGGCGGCCGCCGCGGCCGGCCTGGACGTCCTGTTCGTCCCTGCGGAGGCCGACGCGGACGAGCAGGCCTCGCCGCCGCCCCGTCGGTCGGCGGGGCCGGGGCCGGCCGGATCCCCCGGTCTCCGGGTGGTGCCGGTGGCCAGCCTGGCGGAGGCGGTGGCGTGGCTGTGTCGCCATGGGGGGCAGGGGCCGCCCTGCGGGTAG
- a CDS encoding DUF177 domain-containing protein encodes MDDPLVIDVEPLTRQRGLQARGTVVTAIEPIPVPGGDIGARGPVRLQYRLTHTGEGRIWLEADLAARARLTCDRCLEPFETDLRTRYEEEYRPRPVDADPDAEPDDAGETRVAYYDEHRVDLREGIRQSLLLAMPWKQLCRLGCRGLCPRCGKNLNEGPCDCADDEVDPRLAVLDLWLRQHGRGEEADHGGSQA; translated from the coding sequence ATGGACGACCCGTTGGTCATCGACGTCGAGCCGTTGACCCGGCAGCGCGGGCTTCAGGCCCGGGGCACGGTGGTGACCGCCATCGAGCCGATCCCGGTGCCCGGCGGCGACATCGGGGCGCGGGGCCCGGTGCGCCTGCAGTACCGCCTGACCCACACCGGCGAGGGGCGGATCTGGCTGGAGGCCGATCTGGCCGCGCGGGCGCGGCTGACCTGCGACCGGTGCCTGGAGCCCTTCGAGACCGATCTGCGGACCCGGTACGAGGAGGAGTACCGACCGCGTCCGGTCGACGCCGACCCCGACGCCGAGCCCGACGACGCGGGGGAGACGCGGGTCGCCTACTACGACGAGCACCGCGTGGACCTGCGGGAGGGGATCCGCCAGAGCCTGTTGCTGGCGATGCCCTGGAAGCAGCTGTGTCGGCTGGGATGCCGCGGGCTGTGCCCCCGGTGCGGCAAGAACTTAAACGAAGGGCCGTGCGACTGCGCCGACGACGAGGTGGATCCGCGGCTGGCGGTCCTGGACCTGTGGCTGCGCCAGCACGGCAGGGGAGAGGAGGCCGACCATGGCGGTTCCCAAGCATAA
- the rpmF gene encoding 50S ribosomal protein L32, translated as MAVPKHKTSKSRRDKRRTHWKLTAPALVECPQCHQPKRPHRVCPNCGYYRGRVAVKQED; from the coding sequence ATGGCGGTTCCCAAGCATAAGACGTCCAAGTCCCGCCGGGACAAGCGGCGGACCCACTGGAAGCTGACGGCCCCGGCGCTGGTGGAGTGCCCGCAGTGCCACCAGCCCAAGCGGCCGCACCGCGTCTGCCCGAACTGCGGCTACTACCGCGGACGGGTGGCGGTGAAGCAGGAGGATTGA
- the fapR gene encoding transcription factor FapR, with protein MGGPGGEGGAPATTRRRGPACGRASFVLGRPTRCRIGSAAGLSPPVASRSTGRRRRRGARGLAGISRLGTVPGLPYTGLSLGPVIGLTPSTGGYHLVRNHGPTAPAPDPAEAPPPSHPVPQPPGPRSEGADRAGGGADARGGTGGRDPRPRGRDSRAIRQARLVQVLQENPFLTDEELADRFRVSVATIRLDRMRLGIPAVRERVRAVAERVHGRVRALPLREIVGELVDLELGRFGISILQTTPEMAFARTRMVRSQYILAQADSLALAVVDAELAFTSVANVKYKRPVQVGQRLVAKAVVLRHRRADGAPVVLVQTRAGDDVVFRGKFVVQALEAAPPACATPPGGGGAWGVRGSADADPARDRPEEPASPRRALPSGRAADPGGGGGRP; from the coding sequence ATGGGGGGCCCCGGCGGCGAGGGCGGGGCCCCGGCGACGACGAGGAGGCGAGGCCCGGCCTGCGGCCGGGCCTCGTTCGTTCTGGGGCGGCCGACCCGGTGCCGGATCGGCTCCGCCGCGGGCTTGTCCCCTCCGGTCGCCTCGAGGAGCACCGGGCGGCGCCGACGGCGGGGGGCGAGGGGGCTGGCAGGGATTTCCCGCCTTGGCACCGTCCCCGGCCTCCCGTATACTGGCCTTAGTTTGGGTCCGGTCATAGGGCTAACTCCTAGTACCGGAGGTTATCACCTGGTGCGAAATCACGGCCCGACGGCGCCGGCTCCCGATCCGGCGGAGGCGCCACCGCCGTCGCATCCGGTCCCGCAGCCTCCCGGACCCCGCTCCGAGGGCGCGGACCGCGCCGGCGGCGGGGCGGATGCCCGCGGCGGCACCGGCGGCCGCGATCCGCGGCCGAGGGGTCGGGACTCCCGGGCCATTCGCCAGGCGCGGTTGGTGCAGGTGCTGCAGGAGAACCCCTTCCTCACGGACGAGGAGCTGGCCGACCGGTTTCGGGTCAGCGTCGCCACGATCCGGCTGGACCGCATGCGCCTCGGCATCCCCGCCGTCCGGGAGCGGGTCCGCGCCGTGGCCGAGCGCGTCCACGGCCGGGTGCGGGCCCTGCCGCTGCGCGAGATCGTGGGTGAGCTGGTCGACCTGGAGCTCGGCCGCTTCGGCATCTCCATCCTCCAGACCACCCCCGAGATGGCCTTCGCCCGGACCCGCATGGTGCGCAGCCAGTACATCCTCGCGCAGGCCGACTCCCTGGCGCTGGCGGTGGTCGACGCCGAGCTGGCCTTCACCTCGGTGGCCAACGTCAAGTACAAGCGGCCCGTCCAGGTCGGCCAGCGCCTGGTGGCCAAGGCCGTGGTCCTGCGGCATCGCCGCGCCGACGGCGCGCCGGTCGTCCTGGTGCAGACCCGGGCCGGGGACGACGTGGTGTTCCGCGGCAAGTTCGTCGTCCAGGCGCTGGAGGCGGCCCCTCCCGCCTGCGCCACGCCGCCGGGCGGAGGAGGCGCATGGGGGGTCCGGGGCTCCGCCGACGCCGACCCGGCTCGGGACCGTCCGGAGGAACCGGCCTCGCCCCGGCGGGCCCTGCCGTCAGGGCGAGCGGCGGACCCGGGCGGGGGAGGCGGGCGGCCGTGA
- the plsX gene encoding phosphate acyltransferase PlsX yields the protein MSGRAGRWRVAVDVMGGDRAPEAPVAGGLEAMRRWPVEILWVGPEAQVAAELRRQVRGSRVPGRIVPASQVIEPGDPPVAALRRKPDSSITVGIRLVRDGEADAFVSAGSTGALMAAGKLLLGTLPGIARPALAAVLPTLDGRGFLMLDLGASAEADAEQLVHYAVMGVVYAREVLGRPAPRVALLNIGSEAGKGNRLYREAHERLARSGLDFAGNVEARELFAGPADVVVCDGFTGNVALKAMEGVGEACWKLLKAEVARRPLARLAAGLLRPVLRRVRRQLDYGEYGAALFLGLDGLVFKCHGSSDPRAIANGIGAAVRACQGRLLHRIGESIGKEDGEALGRGR from the coding sequence GTGAGCGGGCGGGCCGGCCGCTGGCGGGTGGCGGTGGACGTCATGGGCGGCGATCGGGCCCCGGAGGCGCCGGTGGCCGGCGGGCTCGAGGCGATGCGCCGGTGGCCGGTGGAGATCCTCTGGGTCGGGCCGGAGGCGCAGGTGGCGGCCGAGCTTCGTCGGCAGGTCCGGGGCTCCCGCGTCCCCGGCCGGATCGTCCCCGCCTCGCAGGTGATCGAGCCGGGCGACCCGCCCGTGGCGGCGCTGCGGCGCAAGCCGGACTCCTCCATCACCGTGGGCATCCGCCTCGTGCGCGACGGGGAGGCCGACGCCTTCGTCTCCGCCGGCAGCACCGGGGCCCTGATGGCGGCTGGCAAGCTGCTCTTGGGCACCCTTCCGGGCATCGCGCGCCCCGCCCTGGCCGCCGTGTTGCCGACCCTGGACGGCCGAGGGTTCCTGATGCTGGATCTGGGCGCCAGCGCCGAGGCCGATGCCGAACAGCTGGTCCACTACGCGGTGATGGGGGTCGTCTATGCCCGGGAGGTGCTGGGTCGACCGGCGCCGCGGGTGGCCCTGCTCAACATCGGCAGCGAGGCGGGGAAGGGGAATCGGCTCTACCGCGAGGCCCACGAGCGCCTGGCCCGCAGCGGCCTGGACTTCGCCGGCAACGTGGAGGCCCGCGAGCTCTTCGCGGGGCCGGCGGACGTGGTGGTCTGCGACGGCTTCACCGGCAACGTCGCCCTCAAGGCCATGGAGGGGGTCGGGGAAGCCTGCTGGAAGCTGCTCAAGGCCGAGGTGGCGCGCCGCCCCCTGGCGCGGCTGGCCGCGGGGCTCCTGCGCCCCGTGCTGCGGCGCGTGCGGCGGCAGCTGGACTACGGGGAGTACGGGGCGGCGCTCTTCCTGGGCCTTGACGGCCTGGTGTTCAAGTGCCACGGCTCGTCGGACCCGCGGGCCATCGCCAACGGCATCGGGGCGGCGGTGCGGGCGTGCCAGGGACGCCTCCTGCACCGCATCGGCGAGTCCATCGGCAAGGAGGACGGTGAGGCCCTTGGTCGCGGCCGGTAG
- a CDS encoding beta-ketoacyl-ACP synthase III produces MVAAGRGVTIAGIGGCVPPSVVTNDDLAQVVETDDEWIRTRTGIRERRVADPEIATSDLAEVAARRALEEAGVRPDQVDLIIVATVTPDMPFPSTACLLQDRLGAVRAAGFDLEAACSGFVYALAAGAQFIAAGLYDTVLVVGAETLSKILDWSDRRTCVLLGDGAGAAVLRPAPPGEGILGLYLGADGSGGDLLKQPAGGSRLPPSAETVARGLHYVQMNGREVFKFAVKTMGDAAQAALAQAGLGFDDVDLYVPHQANYRIIESSARRFDLPLERVVVNIDRYGNTSAASIPVALDEALSTGRIRAGQTVLLVAFGGGLTWGAAVVRWGYDRQAPRPLEMPGQRPRYGLPEWIRRQAAEGRARRDGRARLAAAAADPAAAAADPAASAAGAATPPAGPGEPGALPGPPGRGAPPRAAGGGDAR; encoded by the coding sequence TTGGTCGCGGCCGGTAGAGGGGTGACCATCGCCGGCATCGGCGGCTGCGTGCCGCCTTCGGTGGTCACCAACGACGACCTGGCGCAGGTGGTCGAGACCGACGACGAGTGGATCCGCACCCGCACGGGGATCCGCGAGCGGCGGGTCGCCGACCCGGAGATCGCCACCTCCGACCTGGCCGAGGTGGCGGCCCGCCGGGCCCTGGAGGAGGCGGGGGTGCGCCCCGACCAGGTGGACCTGATCATCGTCGCCACCGTGACGCCGGACATGCCCTTCCCCTCGACGGCTTGCCTGCTGCAGGACCGGCTGGGGGCGGTGCGGGCGGCCGGATTCGACCTGGAGGCCGCCTGCTCCGGCTTCGTGTACGCGCTGGCGGCGGGCGCCCAGTTCATCGCCGCCGGCCTGTACGACACGGTGCTGGTCGTCGGCGCCGAGACCCTGTCCAAGATCCTGGACTGGAGCGACCGGCGCACCTGCGTGTTGCTGGGCGACGGTGCCGGGGCCGCGGTGCTGCGGCCGGCGCCGCCCGGGGAGGGGATCCTGGGGCTGTACCTCGGCGCCGACGGCTCCGGCGGCGACCTGCTCAAGCAGCCCGCCGGCGGCTCCCGCCTGCCCCCCTCGGCGGAGACGGTGGCCCGGGGGCTCCACTACGTCCAGATGAACGGGCGCGAGGTCTTCAAGTTCGCCGTCAAGACCATGGGGGACGCCGCCCAGGCGGCCCTGGCCCAGGCGGGCCTCGGCTTCGACGACGTCGACCTCTACGTGCCCCACCAGGCCAACTACCGGATCATCGAGTCGTCGGCCCGCCGCTTCGACCTGCCGCTGGAGCGGGTGGTGGTGAACATCGACCGCTACGGGAACACCTCCGCCGCCTCCATCCCGGTGGCCCTGGACGAGGCGCTCTCCACCGGGCGCATCCGCGCCGGCCAGACGGTGCTCTTGGTCGCCTTCGGCGGCGGCCTGACCTGGGGTGCGGCGGTGGTCCGCTGGGGCTACGACCGGCAGGCCCCGCGGCCGCTGGAGATGCCGGGCCAGCGGCCGCGCTACGGGCTGCCGGAGTGGATCCGCCGCCAGGCGGCGGAAGGGCGGGCGCGCCGGGACGGACGGGCGCGGCTGGCGGCCGCGGCGGCCGACCCGGCGGCCGCCGCGGCCGACCCGGCGGCGTCGGCGGCCGGGGCCGCGACGCCGCCGGCGGGCCCCGGCGAGCCGGGGGCGCTCCCCGGCCCGCCGGGCCGGGGAGCGCCCCCGCGGGCGGCGGGAGGGGGCGACGCCCGGTGA